The nucleotide sequence ATTAAAGTAGGGCTTTCACCAGTCTGCATTTCAAACTACCTCTCCAGCCCATTATCTGTAGTTTGTATAGGATGAACCTTATTTTTACCATaattgaaaagtttttttgctttttctaattcataatcaattattattccaACCAAGTTAGCAACATTTGGTTCGCTTCTTATTAATTCAGTCTCTCTATTTATTTGCTTGTTACTAATACACTTATGCTTAGTCATCCGTTGACATCGTATTTCTAATGGCgatcttttgtttttgataatatattcataCGTTGATATACCCAAAAGTGTTATGTACGCATGAAAACACAGAAGATGCAACAACGCACATGTTATAACAAAGCTACATACtaagtaaacaattaaaaataaaacgaagaATATGGAACCTTTACAATTCTGTAGATAAAAAGCATTTGTATTTGTGCAATTAATCGAGTATGAAACTGGCACCTCAAAGCTAAGGggataagtataaaaaataactaaatcgaCTATACAAAGAGACAAAGTAAATACAGAGATAAATAAGGCCGTGACGACACACCCAATGAAGGCCGAATAGTTTCGACCTCcaacacaattatttaaccacTTGCAATGATgatcaaatttataaacacatttattacaaattccaCAATGTTTCGTCTTCTTATCACTTGTGTAGATATTACAAATGTGGCACCGTCCATTCTCTATGACATGAGCGTgtaaatttctattaaattcaGGTACCTCACTTATTTCCCGCTTACGAATCTCATGTTCAGATGGATCTAGTCCTATAGCAATAACATGAATTACAATATGCAAACCATATAGTATTGCATAGATAGTCAAGGTCGCTAATTTATACGTATGGGGTTGTATgtcgataaaaaaaacaaaactaagcAATCCGGTTCCAATTAAGATCATCCATCCAAAAAGTTGCAAAAAATTTAAGGGTAGTTGAAATCCGTTAATGCGGCGCAAATTTTTTGGGCTTTTATTAGATACATGACCTCCGCCCATTTgtaagtacatataaaaacttagttGCCTTGGTCACAGCTTAAAAACAAAGTAGGTAAGTGTTTCTAATAAGGTCATCATTAATGCGCGCGCAACTGATCAAAGAAAGCAAAGTATAATAGAGAAAATAGCtatattttaccttttttaagttaaaaccaTTTGTAATATATGAATCACCAAATAGATGTAAAACTATcggtatattataaacatgGTCATGACCCTGTTAATAagcttacataaataattactacaaTAATAAGAAATCTAAATAGTaacattaaactaaataacttaaactaATCTGTCTTCTCTGTATGActgtatgtatttacatacttatgtattttttctaatttttttttaattatgacaaACTTTTAGTCTGTACATACATGTAGTGGATTAACCTATAGAATTCTCAGATGCAAACTTTTTTGCAGTTTCTCTCCTAGTGTGGACTAGTATTCCATGGCCTTTACAATCAAGATCAACCTCATAGCATTTGTTACGacaacattttttacataattgatAGCTGCATTTTCCTCCCTGAAACCAAAAAGATTGCAGATTTTATATACTATCgctatatattctatttttatatactatattactaataaaaaatattcaattatagaGGCAAACAGTAACATTATTAGTATATctacacaaaatatttgtgtacaaATACATACTGCTTATATAGcttttatatacatgtatCAAAAAGTTTCGACTTACAAGAGGATTAGGGCATATTTCATTGGAACATATAACTCCAGTTCTCCGGGGTTGTTTTTCAGAGTCTGCTTTACTtggttttcttataattttcaacaattttttcattttctttctcGAAATAGGATTGCCCTCTGGATCTTCAAGACTTCGCTTGCTCTCACAGTTATTgttcttaaattaatacaaaaatgaaaagtatattattataatggtataagtttgttattaattatatttcattattactttAGATTtaggttctatatttttttatataacattgcACTACTactacaaactaaaaaaagaaaacaatgtgCAAGaacattgtttttctttttttagtttttctcttactagggttgcctggaagagatcatAAGGCCGAACGTTGCATcttttataatgttaatgtATTCTGTGATTTGTTTTTCTGGACTGCTGCGATAcagctattgcatagcattttttatcaacatatgcaattataattatttatttattttttgttaatgcagtatttttttctttgatattaactCAATTGTTTTCGTTGATATTACTTCGATCTACAACACTACGCATATATAATAGTTTGTCTAAACTCTAAAGGTGCGTATCCATTTGAGGCAGACTCGGCGCGAGGCAACGCTTGATCCGAGGCCGCACAAGTGGAGACGCTGCCACAACTTGAGGCATGTCGCGCCCTGAGGCAAATTCGTTGCCGCGAGCCGAGCCATATTTTGACGGTTTTTTTGGGCGCGCTCAAAGAAGCCTCAGTCCGAGCCGTGCACTCGGTGGAGACGGGCGTGTCGCCTCAGGTCGCAATGGACAACGAAACTgcagataaattaataaaattatacgatTCATCTTCAAACGTTATGTCCAATAGCAATTGGTCACATCCATGCTGAATTCTATTGCGATATAACTCTTTTATCCACCATCGATGCTTCCTCTTTTGTAtagttttttgttgtattctcttttttttataatgtttggCTATTAAAGCAGCGGCTACTCCACGCGCGTCTGGTGTCATCGCGTTCTTACTTTACACTAGTTTCGGATCTAGGTGAGGCGACATGCCTTGATCCGCAACGTGCCTCGAGCCTATGCCTCGGAGTGAGCAGCCTCGGTTTGCTTCAAGTCGAGGCTGCTCTAATGGATACGCACCTTAACGCGTACCGGCTGCATTGGAGGTGAATACGCAGaatgcgttctgtcccgctctaacgcgTAATGGCCGCACCTTtttacgtcatcgtgtgttaaGTTTTACATTCGTTAcagaatttcttgattcgtcCGCCCATCGTAacatctatgcaatagcttaatgAATTACATATAGTACAATTTTCAATAGCTGTACTAATTTATCTTCTCAtcaataatttgtttgatatCAAACAATgtccatatataatataataatacattaattataattttgttacacaTTTATGACAAAATGTTCAGTAATTCTCATTATTACctgttttttgtatatattgtccATCTTTTCTGTGTGAGCTTCTGGAGACATGCGGACATATGGTTGACATATCCACGGGggtaatatcaaattaaaacctTGTCTAGTTAGATTCTCATTGTTACTAAATACAAGTTCACCTAGGTGGTatggtaaatatttatcttttagcATCTGAGACACAGTTTTAAAATCATCCAGATTTTGAGCAGTAGCAAGAATTTCTCTTTCAGTATTGTTCTCTGGATATGAAAAtctaaaagaacaaaaaatcCTTGTCATTTTCTTAACACTTGTTGATATTAgtagttataatattacttacattttgtgaaatattttaaataaatggccTCTTATAAATGATGTGGGGCATGGATATTTCTCCACTAAATCAAGGTATTCCAGTGCTATATCCCATGAAACTGGATTTATACCTTTGAATATTGCAGGGTTAGTAAGATTTCCTTCGGCACTCATCACACCATCAActttagtattttctatacacCTGAATACATCTTCTAAGCATTGAATATTCCCATTTGCAAACATTGGAATGGAAAGAACATTTCTAAAAggaaatagaatataaaaaaattgtttgtatataataacaatatcgTGTTAAAATGAAGATTAACCTAACAGCTTTGATATAATCCCAATTAGCAACACCTGTTAGTGGTCCTTTTTGGTCTCTTGTCCTTCCGTGTAAGGTAAGCAATTTACATCCTGATTCTTGCAACATTAATGCATAATTTATTGACCTTTCTATGGAGTCAAgaattcttattttacatgttATTGGTACTGATACTGCCTTAGACATAGTTGAAACTAAAAAATGAAGAAATGTCACTAATGAAGAGTTATTAgcatagataaaaattatggtCAAAAGATAAATGGAATAATTCAGTTACATACCAATGTCTCGTAACAAATCCCAGTCTTCTTGTAGAAATGCTCCATATCTTCCACGTTTGGCAATGGACTGCGGGCAACCTAGATTAATATCAATAGCATCGCAATCCTTTTCTACTATTTTAGCAGCAGCAGCCAATGTTTCAGGATTGTTTCCACAAAACTGTAAAcaagtaaataagtattatatttaagttaatgaattaaattttatgtagtaATAGCTTCAGCTCTTTGTTACCTGAACAATTAAAGGGCGATCTTCAGGACATGTAGTGAAATTTTCCTTGCGATATTTGGTatcttttacaaaaatagcACTATGTAACATCGGTGTGTAACACAAATCGGCACCATGTCTCCTACTTAGTAACCTCCAAGCGAGCTCACTTGCATCTACCATAGGTGCTACCACGTATCGTGGTCGACCAATTCTTTCAAACCATTCACATGACatgatgtaattattaatgaagt is from Pieris rapae chromosome 7, ilPieRapa1.1, whole genome shotgun sequence and encodes:
- the LOC110992748 gene encoding tRNA-dihydrouridine(16/17) synthase [NAD(P)(+)]-like isoform X2, encoding MFANGNIQCLEDVFRCIENTKVDGVMSAEGNLTNPAIFKGINPVSWDIALEYLDLVEKYPCPTSFIRGHLFKIFHKIFSYPENNTEREILATAQNLDDFKTVSQMLKDKYLPYHLGELVFSNNENLTRQGFNLILPPWICQPYVRMSPEAHTEKMDNIYKKQNNNCESKRSLEDPEGNPISRKKMKKLLKIIRKPSKADSEKQPRRTGVICSNEICPNPLGGKCSYQLCKKCCRNKCYEVDLDCKGHGILVHTRRETAKKFASENSIG
- the LOC110992748 gene encoding tRNA-dihydrouridine(16/17) synthase [NAD(P)(+)]-like isoform X1 produces the protein MSCEWFERIGRPRYVVAPMVDASELAWRLLSRRHGADLCYTPMLHSAIFVKDTKYRKENFTTCPEDRPLIVQFCGNNPETLAAAAKIVEKDCDAIDINLGCPQSIAKRGRYGAFLQEDWDLLRDIVSTMSKAVSVPITCKIRILDSIERSINYALMLQESGCKLLTLHGRTRDQKGPLTGVANWDYIKAVRNVLSIPMFANGNIQCLEDVFRCIENTKVDGVMSAEGNLTNPAIFKGINPVSWDIALEYLDLVEKYPCPTSFIRGHLFKIFHKIFSYPENNTEREILATAQNLDDFKTVSQMLKDKYLPYHLGELVFSNNENLTRQGFNLILPPWICQPYVRMSPEAHTEKMDNIYKKQNNNCESKRSLEDPEGNPISRKKMKKLLKIIRKPSKADSEKQPRRTGVICSNEICPNPLGGKCSYQLCKKCCRNKCYEVDLDCKGHGILVHTRRETAKKFASENSIG
- the LOC110992749 gene encoding probable palmitoyltransferase ZDHHC11B, encoding MYLQMGGGHVSNKSPKNLRRINGFQLPLNFLQLFGWMILIGTGLLSFVFFIDIQPHTYKLATLTIYAILYGLHIVIHVIAIGLDPSEHEIRKREISEVPEFNRNLHAHVIENGRCHICNIYTSDKKTKHCGICNKCVYKFDHHCKWLNNCVGGRNYSAFIGCVVTALFISVFTLSLCIVDLVIFYTYPLSFEVPVSYSINCTNTNAFYLQNCKGSIFFVLFLIVYLVCSFVITCALLHLLCFHAYITLLGISTYEYIIKNKRSPLEIRCQRMTKHKCISNKQINRETELIRSEPNVANLVGIIIDYELEKAKKLFNYGKNKVHPIQTTDNGLER